One region of Anaeromyxobacter paludicola genomic DNA includes:
- a CDS encoding histidine kinase: protein MIEASEMEHGMQTSDRGRAAGTAGRRPGASLPGGQEEFPLDLRETTLAAVCRSALDDVAARFPNRLIAYAPDPEAGREGAGEWDPRRVTYAVTILLEDALKRTRETDLVSVRWREHEGVVALRVQYPRPLERGDQLVTCFEHGVQPDGADDAVGTLRILAALRIARQHGGHLARVRTRAGTAYVLELPRRQGGETLPG, encoded by the coding sequence GTGATCGAGGCGAGCGAGATGGAGCACGGGATGCAGACGAGCGACCGCGGCCGCGCCGCGGGGACCGCAGGGCGGCGGCCGGGCGCCTCCCTCCCTGGCGGTCAAGAGGAGTTCCCGCTCGACCTGCGCGAGACGACGCTCGCCGCCGTGTGCCGCAGCGCCCTCGACGACGTCGCGGCGAGGTTCCCGAACCGCCTCATCGCGTACGCGCCCGATCCCGAGGCCGGCCGCGAGGGCGCCGGCGAGTGGGACCCGCGCCGCGTCACCTACGCCGTGACCATCCTGCTCGAGGACGCGCTCAAGCGGACCCGCGAGACCGACCTCGTCTCGGTGCGGTGGCGGGAGCACGAGGGCGTCGTGGCGCTGCGCGTCCAGTACCCGCGCCCGCTCGAGCGGGGCGATCAGCTCGTGACCTGCTTCGAGCACGGCGTGCAGCCCGACGGCGCGGACGACGCCGTCGGCACCCTGCGCATCCTCGCCGCGCTCCGGATCGCGCGGCAGCACGGCGGCCACCTGGCCCGGGTGCGGACGCGGGCGGGGACCGCGTACGTCCTCGAGCTGCCGCGAAGGCAGGGTGGGGAGACGTTGCCGGGATAG
- a CDS encoding DMT family transporter has translation MPSPRPAPPSALLLFTIPSFIWGTTWLVIKFQLGVVAPEASVAWRFALAALLLFGWCALRGIPLRFRAREHLHLALLGLLLFGLNYVLVYLAEGSLTSGLVAVLFAFIVFWNLLGARVFFGTPAPRAVVGGAALGVIGVGLLFFPEVTSLRTGAGQGLGIVYATLGTMVASGGNLWSQRLFARGVGVVPGTAWAMAYASLQVLAWCLVRGVPLAFDWRPAYVLSLLYLALLGSVVAFISYLTLLQRIGAGRAGYTAAVIPVVAMVASTLFEGYQWSAAAVGGLVLVLAGTVLVLRAKERAAQVPAAVEA, from the coding sequence ATGCCTTCCCCCCGCCCCGCGCCGCCCTCCGCGCTGCTGCTCTTCACCATTCCCTCGTTCATCTGGGGGACGACCTGGCTGGTCATCAAGTTCCAGCTCGGCGTGGTAGCGCCCGAGGCGTCGGTGGCCTGGCGCTTCGCGCTCGCGGCGCTCCTCCTCTTCGGCTGGTGCGCGCTGCGGGGGATCCCGCTCCGCTTCCGGGCGCGCGAGCACCTGCACCTGGCGCTCCTCGGCCTCCTCCTCTTCGGCCTCAACTACGTGCTCGTCTACCTCGCCGAGGGCTCGCTCACCTCCGGCCTCGTGGCGGTGCTCTTCGCCTTCATCGTCTTCTGGAACCTGCTCGGCGCCCGCGTCTTCTTCGGCACGCCCGCGCCTCGCGCGGTGGTGGGAGGCGCGGCGCTCGGCGTGATCGGGGTGGGGCTCCTCTTCTTCCCGGAGGTGACGAGCCTGCGAACCGGCGCCGGTCAGGGGCTCGGGATCGTCTACGCCACGCTCGGCACCATGGTCGCCTCCGGCGGCAACCTCTGGTCGCAGCGGCTCTTCGCTCGCGGCGTCGGCGTGGTCCCGGGGACCGCCTGGGCCATGGCCTACGCGTCGCTCCAGGTCCTCGCCTGGTGCCTGGTGCGCGGCGTGCCCCTGGCCTTCGACTGGCGCCCCGCGTACGTGCTGTCGCTCCTCTACCTGGCGCTGCTCGGCTCGGTGGTGGCCTTCATCTCCTACCTCACGCTCCTGCAGCGCATCGGCGCCGGGCGCGCCGGCTACACCGCGGCGGTGATCCCGGTGGTGGCCATGGTCGCCTCGACCCTCTTCGAGGGTTACCAGTGGAGCGCCGCGGCGGTGGGCGGCCTCGTGCTGGTGCTCGCGGGGACGGTGCTCGTGCTGCGGGCCAAGGAGCGGGCCGCGCAGGTGCCGGCCGCCGTGGAGGCTTGA
- a CDS encoding histone deacetylase family protein, which yields MRVVHSPLHARHQGGKELHRGELVPCFESPARAELILEAVRRAGFEVSEPRALSAQELLGVHDAGFVDFLRTAHAEWRAAGKEGFMIPSAFPARGLRQDRVPAGLNGRMGFYCFDPGTPIVEGTWDAALAAAGCAVTAAELVAEGAPSAYALCRPPGHHAGHAVYGGYCFLNNAALAAQRLRELGLARVAVLDVDAHHGNGTQEIFWERADVLYVSLHGTPETDYPYFLGWADERGAGAGEGFTRNLPLPRDARWPEYAAALEEALEAVGRFGAGALVVSLGVDTFAGDPISPIALGAEHFPLLGARLASLRLPTVIVQEGGYAVADIGGNVLGVLNGFERGGD from the coding sequence ATGAGAGTCGTCCATTCCCCGCTGCACGCCCGCCACCAGGGCGGGAAGGAGCTCCACCGCGGCGAGCTCGTGCCCTGCTTCGAGTCGCCGGCGCGAGCGGAGCTCATCCTCGAGGCGGTGCGGCGCGCCGGGTTCGAGGTGAGCGAGCCCAGGGCCCTCTCCGCGCAGGAGCTCCTCGGCGTGCACGACGCCGGCTTCGTGGACTTCCTGCGGACCGCGCACGCCGAGTGGCGCGCCGCCGGCAAGGAGGGGTTCATGATCCCGAGCGCCTTCCCCGCGCGCGGCCTGCGCCAGGACCGCGTGCCAGCGGGCCTCAACGGCAGGATGGGCTTCTACTGCTTCGACCCGGGGACGCCGATCGTGGAGGGCACCTGGGACGCCGCGCTCGCGGCGGCCGGCTGCGCCGTGACGGCGGCCGAGCTCGTGGCCGAGGGGGCCCCGAGCGCCTACGCCCTCTGCCGGCCCCCCGGGCACCACGCCGGCCACGCCGTCTACGGCGGCTACTGCTTCCTCAACAACGCCGCGCTGGCGGCGCAGCGGCTCCGGGAACTCGGCCTCGCCCGGGTGGCGGTGCTCGACGTGGACGCGCACCACGGCAACGGCACCCAGGAGATCTTCTGGGAGCGGGCCGACGTGCTCTACGTCTCGCTCCACGGCACGCCCGAGACCGACTACCCGTACTTCCTCGGCTGGGCCGACGAGCGCGGGGCCGGCGCCGGGGAGGGCTTCACCCGCAACCTCCCCCTGCCGCGCGACGCGCGGTGGCCCGAGTACGCCGCCGCGCTCGAGGAGGCGCTCGAGGCGGTCGGCCGGTTCGGCGCCGGCGCCCTGGTCGTGTCGCTCGGCGTGGACACCTTCGCCGGCGATCCCATCAGCCCCATCGCGCTCGGGGCCGAGCACTTTCCGCTCCTCGGCGCGCGGCTGGCGTCGCTGCGGCTGCCGACCGTGATCGTCCAGGAGGGCGGCTACGCGGTGGCCGACATCGGGGGCAACGTCCTGGGGGTGCTGAACGGGTTCGAGCGGGGAGGGGACTGA
- a CDS encoding dihydrofolate reductase family protein — MARLSMTSFVTLDGVMQAPGGPKEDTSGGFAHGGWFMPLADPGFGEFIVGVFARAGAFLLGRGTYEIFASHWPRITDPDDPVAGPLNRLPKYVASRTLARAGWSGTTLVRDAAADVPRLKRELGAGELQVHGSPGLAQTLLREGLVDELHLVVAPLTLGSGKRLFGEGTVPAAFALAASRTTATGLAILTYRPKGKPSYGDATLKD, encoded by the coding sequence ATGGCCAGGCTCTCGATGACCTCCTTCGTGACCCTCGACGGCGTGATGCAGGCGCCCGGCGGCCCGAAGGAGGACACCTCGGGCGGCTTCGCGCACGGCGGCTGGTTCATGCCGCTCGCCGATCCGGGCTTCGGCGAGTTCATCGTGGGCGTCTTCGCGCGCGCCGGGGCCTTCCTCCTGGGGCGCGGGACCTACGAGATCTTCGCCTCGCACTGGCCGCGGATCACCGATCCGGACGACCCGGTGGCGGGCCCGCTCAACCGGCTCCCCAAGTACGTCGCGTCCCGGACCCTGGCGCGCGCCGGCTGGAGCGGCACGACCCTCGTGCGAGACGCGGCCGCCGACGTCCCGCGCCTGAAGCGCGAGCTCGGCGCGGGCGAGCTCCAGGTCCACGGGAGCCCCGGCCTCGCCCAGACGCTGCTGCGCGAGGGGCTGGTGGACGAGCTCCACCTCGTGGTGGCGCCGCTCACGCTCGGCAGCGGCAAGCGGCTCTTCGGGGAGGGCACCGTCCCGGCGGCGTTCGCGCTCGCGGCCTCGCGCACCACGGCGACCGGCCTCGCGATCCTGACGTATCGGCCCAAGGGGAAGCCGTCGTACGGCGACGCGACGCTGAAGGACTGA
- a CDS encoding VOC family protein: MIEHVSLRCSDPKASRKFYERALKPLGYVCDLKYGDAFGFKDEAGRHDFWVTAGEAGTPTHLAFLARTRAAIDRFHAAALKAGGKDNGAPGPREGYAAYAAFAFDPDGNNVEAVIWEPATRKRKRTPSKRK, from the coding sequence ATGATCGAGCACGTGAGCCTGCGGTGTAGCGATCCGAAGGCGAGCCGCAAGTTCTACGAGCGCGCACTGAAGCCGCTCGGGTACGTCTGCGACCTGAAGTACGGCGACGCCTTCGGCTTCAAGGACGAGGCCGGGCGGCACGACTTCTGGGTGACCGCCGGTGAGGCCGGGACGCCGACGCACCTCGCGTTCCTCGCGAGGACGCGGGCCGCCATCGACCGGTTCCACGCCGCGGCGCTCAAGGCGGGCGGGAAGGACAACGGCGCGCCCGGGCCGCGCGAAGGCTACGCCGCCTACGCGGCGTTCGCGTTCGATCCCGACGGGAACAACGTCGAGGCGGTCATCTGGGAGCCCGCGACCCGCAAGAGGAAGCGGACGCCTTCGAAGCGGAAGTGA
- a CDS encoding XdhC family protein, translated as MNTSNDIPNTGGLEAVLQRMVVALREGRAPTVAPEEIPCFAPAALADDPVITPESLGTVLVSLGREDVPTLERALAAMKADERAWLGFKLVTDPAAALDSEDTDVVGVRGKGMGSADARPGVFLVLNPTGQREDAELVFSRPPSSRDRFQMFDVTRGPQVHDQQYAGVAWRSVPLFRRSRVFILGAGTVSVELERLAHGVDFETIVVDQDRAYLTPERFPLSHRVLIESFDAIPHLGVTADDYVCVLTRGHMHDPQALLYGVRSGAHYVGMMGCAEKNERVFQLAQASGVERAALEATHTPIGLKFGAKTPAELAMSITAELIQVRHARRKARR; from the coding sequence GTGAACACGAGCAACGACATCCCGAACACTGGTGGCCTCGAGGCCGTCCTGCAGCGCATGGTGGTCGCGCTGCGGGAGGGGCGCGCGCCCACCGTCGCCCCGGAGGAGATCCCGTGCTTCGCGCCGGCGGCGCTGGCGGACGATCCGGTGATCACGCCGGAGTCGCTCGGGACCGTGCTGGTCTCCCTCGGACGTGAGGATGTGCCGACGCTCGAGCGCGCCCTCGCGGCCATGAAGGCCGACGAGCGCGCCTGGCTCGGCTTCAAGCTCGTGACCGATCCCGCCGCGGCCCTCGACAGCGAGGACACCGACGTGGTGGGCGTGCGCGGCAAGGGGATGGGCAGCGCCGACGCGCGGCCCGGGGTCTTCCTGGTGCTGAACCCCACCGGCCAGCGCGAGGACGCGGAGCTCGTCTTCTCGCGCCCCCCGAGCTCGCGCGACAGGTTCCAGATGTTCGACGTGACCCGCGGCCCCCAGGTGCACGACCAGCAGTACGCCGGGGTGGCGTGGCGGTCGGTCCCGCTCTTCCGCCGCTCCCGGGTCTTCATCCTGGGCGCGGGGACGGTCAGCGTGGAGCTCGAGCGGCTCGCCCACGGGGTCGATTTCGAGACCATCGTGGTGGACCAGGACCGAGCCTACCTCACCCCGGAGCGCTTCCCGCTCTCCCACCGCGTGCTCATCGAGAGCTTCGACGCCATCCCCCACCTCGGCGTCACCGCCGACGACTACGTCTGCGTGCTCACCCGGGGTCACATGCACGATCCGCAGGCGCTCCTGTACGGCGTCCGGTCGGGCGCGCACTACGTGGGCATGATGGGGTGCGCCGAGAAGAACGAGCGGGTCTTCCAGCTCGCGCAGGCCTCCGGCGTGGAGCGGGCTGCGCTCGAGGCCACCCACACGCCCATCGGCCTCAAGTTCGGGGCGAAGACCCCGGCCGAGCTGGCGATGTCCATCACCGCCGAGCTCATCCAGGTCCGGCACGCGCGGCGCAAGGCGCGCCGCTGA
- a CDS encoding oxidoreductase produces the protein MNRWSFADIPDQTGRTALVTGANTGIGLETARMLALKGARVVLACRNLDKGRAALELIQSEERPRGGATIAALDLSDLGSVADFAATFAASHERLDLLIANAGIMVPPLGRTRQGFELQLGTNHLGHFALVGRLLPLVLRTAGARVVVVSSTAQNFGRIDRSDLNWERRPYRPWAAYGQSKLANQLFALELHRRLSATGSRVRVTSAHPGYTATDLQRTSLARLFNPIFGMKPPDGALPTLRAATDPSAASGSYWGPRGLFELSGPPAPARISARALDPSTAAWLWEESEKLTGVSFGLAPTAA, from the coding sequence ATGAACCGCTGGAGCTTCGCCGACATCCCGGACCAGACCGGTCGCACCGCCCTCGTCACCGGCGCGAACACCGGCATCGGGCTCGAGACCGCCCGCATGCTCGCGCTGAAGGGCGCGCGCGTGGTGCTCGCCTGTCGCAACCTCGACAAGGGAAGGGCCGCGCTCGAGCTCATCCAATCGGAGGAGCGGCCCCGCGGCGGCGCGACGATCGCCGCCCTCGACCTGTCGGATCTCGGCTCGGTGGCGGATTTCGCTGCGACCTTCGCCGCCTCGCACGAGCGGCTCGACCTCCTCATCGCGAACGCGGGGATCATGGTGCCGCCGCTCGGGCGCACCAGGCAGGGCTTCGAGCTGCAGCTCGGCACGAACCACCTCGGCCACTTCGCGCTGGTGGGGCGCCTGCTCCCGCTCGTGCTGCGCACGGCCGGCGCGCGGGTCGTCGTCGTCTCCAGCACTGCGCAGAACTTCGGCCGGATCGACCGGAGCGACCTGAACTGGGAGCGCCGTCCCTACCGGCCGTGGGCCGCCTACGGCCAGAGCAAGCTCGCGAACCAGCTCTTCGCGCTCGAGCTGCACCGCCGGCTGTCGGCGACCGGGTCTCGGGTGCGCGTCACCTCCGCCCACCCCGGCTACACGGCCACCGATCTGCAGCGCACGTCTCTTGCGCGCCTGTTCAACCCGATCTTCGGCATGAAGCCGCCGGACGGTGCGCTCCCGACGCTCCGGGCAGCGACCGATCCTTCCGCGGCGAGCGGCAGCTACTGGGGCCCGCGAGGCCTCTTCGAGCTGAGCGGACCGCCCGCCCCGGCGCGGATCTCCGCGCGCGCGCTGGACCCCTCGACCGCGGCGTGGCTCTGGGAAGAGAGCGAGAAGCTCACCGGGGTCTCGTTCGGGCTCGCGCCGACTGCCGCGTGA
- a CDS encoding TetR/AcrR family transcriptional regulator: MARPLSDEKRSALLDAAIDLFSENGIDATPTAAISKAAGVAEGSLFTYFRSKDGLVNALYLELKAELAQVLMQGLPRQGSIAKKLEHLWNRHLAWCTGSPKKLRTLERLLLSNRLDDTSRAQGAEPFRELDDAVQRAVDDGTLRDLSLPYLHQVFQAMVTATLQMIASDPARAASYRREGFEMLWNAVRR; encoded by the coding sequence ATGGCCCGCCCGCTCAGCGACGAAAAGCGCAGCGCCCTCCTCGACGCCGCGATCGACCTCTTCTCCGAGAACGGGATCGACGCGACGCCGACGGCGGCCATCTCGAAGGCGGCGGGCGTCGCCGAGGGCTCGCTCTTCACCTACTTCCGCTCCAAGGACGGCCTCGTCAACGCCCTCTATCTCGAGCTCAAGGCCGAGCTCGCGCAGGTGCTCATGCAGGGGCTCCCGCGCCAGGGCTCGATCGCCAAGAAGCTGGAGCACCTCTGGAATCGCCACCTCGCGTGGTGCACCGGATCCCCGAAGAAGCTGCGGACCCTCGAACGGCTGCTCCTCTCGAATCGCCTGGACGACACATCGAGAGCGCAAGGCGCCGAGCCCTTCCGCGAGCTCGACGACGCCGTGCAGCGGGCGGTGGACGACGGGACCCTGCGCGACCTCTCCCTGCCCTACCTCCACCAGGTCTTCCAGGCCATGGTCACGGCCACGCTGCAGATGATCGCGAGCGACCCCGCCCGTGCCGCGAGCTACCGCCGGGAAGGGTTCGAGATGCTCTGGAACGCCGTCCGCCGGTGA
- the rsgA gene encoding ribosome small subunit-dependent GTPase A: protein MARAAAPAAAVEVASGLTGEGVAALAARLSPGRTGVLVGPSGAGKSTLTNALLGRAAQRTAPVRASDERGVHTTSGRELFPLPGGGALVDGPGIRELRLWDASGLDATFEDLSALAARCRFRDCSHGAEPGCAVREAIAGGRIDPARVESHRKLALELARQAKRREGGAARAERERWKAVSKELRRLSRERRR from the coding sequence CTGGCCCGCGCCGCCGCGCCCGCCGCCGCGGTCGAGGTCGCGTCCGGGCTCACGGGCGAGGGGGTCGCCGCGCTCGCGGCCCGCCTGAGCCCGGGCCGGACCGGCGTCCTCGTGGGCCCCTCCGGCGCGGGGAAGTCCACGCTCACCAACGCGCTCCTCGGCCGGGCGGCGCAGCGCACCGCGCCGGTGCGGGCCTCCGACGAACGCGGCGTCCACACGACCTCGGGCCGCGAGCTCTTCCCGCTCCCCGGCGGCGGTGCGCTGGTGGACGGTCCGGGGATCCGCGAGCTGCGGCTCTGGGACGCGAGCGGGCTCGACGCCACGTTCGAGGACCTCTCCGCGCTCGCGGCGCGCTGCCGGTTCCGGGACTGCTCGCACGGGGCCGAGCCGGGGTGCGCCGTCCGGGAGGCGATCGCGGGCGGCCGCATCGACCCGGCGCGCGTCGAGAGCCACCGCAAGCTCGCGCTCGAGCTCGCGCGGCAGGCGAAGCGGCGCGAGGGGGGCGCGGCGCGGGCGGAGCGCGAGCGGTGGAAGGCGGTGTCGAAGGAGCTGCGCCGGCTCTCGCGCGAGCGGCGGCGCTGA
- the rsgA gene encoding GTPase RsgA, translating into MVHPELIGFGPFFSSQLSLEELQSSLVGRAVADRGRGLLVLFPDGAHPVVLPGRLRAEGVLPVVGDFVVATPGPDRTVTRVLERRTWLSRNVAGSATAEQVLAANVDVVFVVQGLDEGPSPRRLERTLAAVHAGGAEPVIVLTSPTGPRTSPARSTWPAPPRPPPRSRSRPGSRARGSPRSRPA; encoded by the coding sequence GTGGTCCATCCCGAGCTCATCGGCTTCGGTCCCTTCTTCTCTTCCCAGCTCTCGCTGGAGGAGCTCCAGTCCTCCCTCGTCGGTCGCGCGGTCGCGGATCGCGGCCGCGGCCTCCTCGTCCTGTTCCCGGACGGCGCCCACCCGGTCGTCCTCCCGGGCCGGCTGCGCGCCGAGGGCGTGCTCCCGGTGGTGGGCGACTTCGTCGTCGCGACCCCCGGGCCCGATCGCACCGTCACGCGCGTCCTCGAGCGCCGCACCTGGCTCTCCCGGAACGTCGCCGGCAGCGCCACGGCGGAGCAGGTGCTCGCCGCCAACGTGGACGTCGTCTTCGTCGTGCAGGGGCTCGACGAGGGCCCGAGCCCGCGCCGCCTGGAGCGGACGCTCGCCGCGGTGCACGCGGGCGGCGCGGAGCCGGTGATCGTCCTCACCAGCCCGACCGGACCGAGGACCTCGCCGGCGCGCTCGACCTGGCCCGCGCCGCCGCGCCCGCCGCCGCGGTCGAGGTCGCGTCCGGGCTCACGGGCGAGGGGGTCGCCGCGCTCGCGGCCCGCCTGA
- a CDS encoding ATP-binding protein, with protein sequence MKLRPGSVRTRLALWHAGALTLIVCGFSAAVFLIARAQLLRDLDASLARDVATIERTYRQADYDLIEVETRAGVELFEVTRDGRVLYRTAGWSRLELDPAASAGAGPATWRTADGRSYRVATRSWDGLRISAAVDDSATRSALDRLALILALGIPCAALAALGGGLVLAGRVLAPVGAMAKHARRISAESLDDRLPVEDPRDEFGRLASVFNDTLGRIQDAFERQRRFTADASHELRTPLTAMRSVGEVALQRGHGAADYREVIGSMLEEADRLTALVEGLLTLARADSGRIPATRERVDLGALASGVVEHLRVLAEEKGQALTLDCPAGVAARCDPALVRQALVNLLDNAIKYTPAGGAIRVGAALLPSGEAGLQVKDDGPGIAAAHLERIFDRFYRVDPARSKQEGGIGLGLAIARSVALAGGGRIEVESAPGSGSLFRVVLPAA encoded by the coding sequence GTGAAGCTGCGCCCGGGCAGCGTCCGCACGCGCCTCGCGCTCTGGCACGCGGGCGCCCTCACTCTCATCGTCTGCGGCTTCTCCGCGGCCGTGTTCCTGATCGCCCGCGCGCAGCTCCTCCGCGACCTCGACGCCAGCCTGGCCCGGGACGTGGCGACCATCGAGCGGACCTACCGGCAGGCCGACTACGACCTAATCGAGGTGGAGACCCGGGCCGGGGTCGAGCTGTTCGAGGTGACCCGCGACGGGCGCGTGCTCTACCGGACCGCGGGCTGGAGCCGGCTCGAGCTCGACCCGGCGGCGTCCGCCGGCGCGGGGCCGGCCACCTGGCGGACGGCGGACGGGCGCTCGTATCGGGTCGCGACCCGCTCGTGGGACGGGCTGCGGATCTCCGCCGCGGTGGACGACTCGGCGACCCGGAGCGCGCTGGACCGGCTCGCGCTCATCCTCGCGCTCGGCATCCCGTGCGCGGCCCTGGCCGCGCTCGGCGGCGGGCTCGTGCTCGCGGGCCGGGTGCTCGCGCCGGTGGGCGCGATGGCGAAGCACGCCCGGCGCATCAGCGCGGAGTCCCTCGACGACCGACTGCCGGTGGAGGATCCTCGCGACGAGTTCGGCCGGCTCGCCAGCGTGTTCAACGACACGCTCGGCCGCATCCAGGACGCCTTCGAGCGCCAGCGCCGGTTCACCGCCGACGCGTCCCACGAGCTGCGCACCCCGCTCACCGCGATGCGCAGCGTCGGCGAGGTGGCCCTCCAGCGAGGGCACGGCGCCGCGGACTACCGCGAGGTGATCGGCAGCATGCTCGAGGAGGCGGACCGGCTGACCGCGCTCGTGGAGGGGCTGCTCACGCTGGCCCGGGCCGACTCGGGCCGGATCCCCGCCACCCGCGAGCGGGTGGACCTCGGCGCGCTCGCGAGCGGGGTGGTGGAGCACCTCCGGGTCCTCGCCGAGGAGAAGGGTCAGGCGCTGACGCTCGACTGCCCCGCCGGCGTCGCCGCGCGCTGCGATCCGGCGCTCGTCCGTCAGGCGCTCGTGAACCTCCTCGACAACGCGATCAAGTACACGCCGGCCGGGGGCGCCATCCGGGTCGGCGCGGCGCTCCTGCCGTCGGGCGAGGCGGGGCTCCAGGTGAAGGACGACGGCCCGGGGATCGCCGCCGCCCACCTCGAGCGGATCTTCGACCGCTTCTATCGCGTGGACCCCGCGCGCTCGAAGCAGGAGGGCGGCATCGGCCTCGGGCTCGCGATCGCGCGCTCCGTGGCCCTCGCGGGCGGCGGGCGCATCGAGGTGGAGAGCGCGCCGGGGAGCGGGAGCCTCTTCCGCGTCGTGCTGCCCGCGGCGTGA
- a CDS encoding response regulator transcription factor — translation MPGDARSRILIVEDEAKVARALADGLAAERFETRVAATGEEGFFLVTGEAFDLVLLDLMLPNRGGLEILAALRARGLRTPVLVLTAKDTVEDRVAGLDAGADDYLVKPFAFPELLARIRALLRRGRLDPAAKLRHDDLALDPLRRAASRGGAPLELTAKEFEILEYLLRHQGRVVSREMLARDVWKVTARATPLDNVIDVTIARLRRKVDDPFPRKLVHTIRGVGFLLGGEP, via the coding sequence GTGCCCGGCGACGCCCGATCCAGGATCCTCATCGTGGAGGACGAGGCCAAGGTGGCGCGAGCGCTCGCCGACGGGCTCGCGGCGGAGCGCTTCGAGACGCGCGTCGCGGCCACCGGCGAGGAGGGGTTCTTCCTCGTCACCGGCGAGGCGTTCGACCTCGTGCTGCTCGACCTCATGCTCCCGAACCGCGGCGGCCTCGAGATCCTGGCGGCGCTGCGCGCGCGCGGCCTGCGGACGCCGGTGCTGGTCCTCACCGCCAAGGACACCGTGGAGGACCGCGTGGCCGGGCTCGACGCCGGCGCGGACGACTACCTCGTGAAGCCGTTCGCGTTCCCGGAGCTCCTCGCGCGCATCCGGGCGCTGCTCCGCCGCGGGCGGCTGGACCCGGCCGCGAAGCTCCGCCACGACGACCTCGCGCTCGACCCCCTGCGCCGCGCGGCGTCCCGCGGCGGCGCGCCGCTCGAGCTCACGGCGAAGGAGTTCGAGATCCTCGAGTACCTGCTCCGGCACCAGGGCCGCGTGGTGTCGCGCGAGATGCTGGCGCGCGACGTCTGGAAGGTCACCGCGCGCGCGACGCCGCTCGACAACGTGATCGACGTGACCATCGCGCGGCTGCGGCGGAAGGTGGACGACCCGTTCCCGCGAAAGCTCGTCCACACCATCCGCGGGGTGGGGTTCCTGCTCGGCGGCGAGCCGTGA
- a CDS encoding SDR family oxidoreductase yields the protein MRVFVTGASGFIGSAVVPQLLSAGHQVLGLARSDGSAQGVAAMGAAVHRGDLNDLESLRAGAAQCEGVVHLGFIHDFDHFAASVETDRRAIEAMGAVLEGSGRPLVIASGTAGLAPGRVATEDTPFAPGTHPRFATAVAALGLAERGVRVSILRLPPTVHGPGDRHGFVRRLVEIARAKGASGYVGDGSNRWNAVHRLDAARLFVLAVEKAAPGSILHAVADEGVPARTIAELIGEKLGLPAVSIPPDGAAAHFGWLGMFFAIDQPASSALTRERMGWTPTHPGLVEDLEAGHYFD from the coding sequence ATGCGTGTCTTCGTCACCGGCGCGTCCGGGTTCATCGGCTCCGCCGTGGTTCCGCAGCTCCTGTCGGCGGGCCACCAGGTCCTGGGGCTCGCCCGCTCCGACGGCTCGGCCCAGGGCGTGGCGGCGATGGGCGCCGCGGTGCACCGGGGCGACCTGAACGACCTCGAGAGCCTGCGGGCGGGAGCGGCCCAGTGCGAGGGCGTCGTCCACCTGGGGTTCATCCACGACTTCGACCACTTCGCGGCCTCGGTCGAGACGGATCGGCGGGCGATCGAGGCCATGGGCGCGGTCCTCGAGGGCTCGGGCCGGCCCCTCGTGATCGCCTCGGGGACCGCGGGGTTGGCGCCGGGCCGGGTCGCGACCGAGGACACCCCCTTCGCGCCCGGCACGCACCCCCGCTTCGCGACGGCGGTCGCGGCCCTCGGGCTCGCAGAGCGCGGCGTGCGGGTGTCGATCCTGCGCCTCCCGCCCACCGTCCACGGCCCCGGCGATCGCCACGGCTTCGTGCGGAGGCTCGTCGAGATCGCCCGCGCGAAGGGCGCCTCGGGCTACGTCGGCGATGGGTCGAACCGGTGGAACGCGGTCCACCGGCTCGATGCCGCGCGCCTCTTCGTGCTCGCGGTCGAGAAGGCCGCCCCGGGCTCGATCCTCCACGCGGTCGCGGACGAGGGCGTGCCGGCCCGCACCATCGCGGAGCTCATCGGCGAGAAGCTCGGCCTGCCGGCGGTCTCGATCCCGCCCGACGGCGCGGCGGCCCACTTCGGCTGGCTCGGGATGTTCTTCGCGATCGACCAGCCGGCCTCGAGCGCGCTCACCCGCGAGCGCATGGGCTGGACGCCGACCCACCCCGGGTTGGTCGAGGACCTCGAGGCGGGCCACTACTTCGACTGA